From the Vibrio algarum genome, one window contains:
- a CDS encoding GGDEF domain-containing protein: MEISPDLFARSSMYSQIIWPAFCSIIGVFTLLSYTEEVQDKLALESHTDQLTGIHNRRMFDNQLKHTIETLSQTKSIGTLIYLDLDGFKPINDRYGHYVGDKVLVELSARLKKMCCSGQIVARLGGDEFAIIIYDLGSQIDEAQNKANDIAQNIQQLIKEPIHTHGLILQVDCSIGVHMLLPTSPGAHVALREADNAMYLSKNTKRGSISFSNTAPKTNYNIAKIGITEIDEEHQLLDDLLQSLRDGNYDFSAVKALVEERIKQHFNNEVEVSNKLGLNMTEEHIQHHIEVMSTIGELSDVSDKDSAHEYLTSIHKTLEDHALKFDCSLIETS, encoded by the coding sequence ATGGAAATATCACCTGACTTATTTGCTCGTTCCAGTATGTACTCTCAAATTATTTGGCCTGCCTTTTGTTCAATTATCGGTGTATTTACGCTGCTAAGTTATACCGAAGAAGTACAGGATAAACTCGCATTAGAGTCACATACAGATCAACTTACGGGAATACACAATCGCCGTATGTTTGACAATCAACTAAAACATACCATTGAAACTCTATCGCAAACCAAAAGTATAGGTACGTTGATTTACCTTGATTTGGATGGTTTCAAACCAATAAATGACAGATATGGCCATTATGTTGGCGATAAAGTTCTGGTTGAACTTAGTGCCCGATTAAAAAAGATGTGCTGTTCAGGTCAAATTGTTGCGCGGCTTGGAGGTGATGAATTTGCCATCATTATATACGATTTGGGCAGCCAAATAGATGAAGCCCAAAATAAGGCCAACGATATTGCGCAGAATATTCAACAACTGATAAAGGAACCAATTCACACTCACGGATTAATACTACAGGTCGATTGTAGTATAGGTGTTCATATGCTTTTACCAACTTCACCAGGTGCTCACGTAGCGCTAAGAGAAGCAGATAATGCTATGTACCTTTCAAAAAACACTAAGAGAGGTAGTATCAGTTTCTCAAACACAGCGCCAAAAACAAACTACAATATTGCGAAAATCGGCATTACTGAAATTGATGAAGAACACCAACTATTAGATGACTTACTACAATCATTACGTGACGGAAACTATGATTTTTCTGCTGTTAAAGCTTTAGTCGAAGAACGAATAAAACAGCACTTTAACAATGAGGTTGAAGTAAGTAATAAACTTGGTTTGAATATGACTGAAGAACACATACAGCATCATATAGAAGTGATGTCCACTATAGGTGAACTTTCAGATGTTTCAGACAAGGATTCCGCACACGAGTATCTTACATCTATTCATAAGACACTCGAAGACCATGCACTCAAATTCGATTGCTCGCTCATAGAGACATCTTGA
- a CDS encoding isopenicillin N synthase family dioxygenase, translating into MSYILDELNLESTIGHYGEVDNSRAIPVIDLTDFDNRREEIKESLWKAATEVGFFQLSNHSIPISLITDAFEQSALFFSQDPSEKRSVALLEGQNAGWEYKNQVRPSTGTPDEKESYQITLPKMEGIWPKSELLPMFQPVMLYLEQQAWKLGMEILSCFAEKLSMERDFFTQAHDRQANEYQSTLRLIHYLPFPEGEVPKKGVWRAGAHTDFDCLTMVFQKEGEGGLQACPGKDAQGHQVWTDVEPKQSLITCNIGDMLMRWSDDKLKSTLHRVRMPTEAESSKARYSMAFFCQANKDKVIQGPEKNMMR; encoded by the coding sequence ATGAGTTATATCCTTGATGAACTAAATCTTGAGTCTACGATTGGGCACTATGGTGAGGTCGATAACAGTCGTGCAATTCCTGTTATTGATCTTACTGATTTTGACAATCGACGTGAAGAAATAAAAGAGTCCCTCTGGAAAGCCGCAACTGAGGTTGGCTTTTTCCAATTAAGCAATCATTCCATCCCTATCAGTTTAATAACAGATGCTTTTGAACAATCGGCTCTTTTCTTTTCCCAAGATCCGTCTGAAAAACGATCTGTTGCCCTTCTTGAGGGGCAAAACGCTGGCTGGGAGTACAAAAATCAAGTGCGCCCTTCAACGGGCACACCTGATGAGAAAGAGTCATATCAAATAACGTTACCCAAAATGGAAGGGATATGGCCAAAGTCTGAACTCCTACCAATGTTCCAACCTGTAATGCTGTATTTAGAGCAGCAAGCATGGAAATTAGGTATGGAGATCCTTTCTTGCTTTGCTGAAAAGCTGTCGATGGAGCGTGATTTTTTTACCCAAGCTCATGATAGGCAGGCTAACGAATATCAGTCTACTCTTCGTCTTATACATTATTTGCCCTTTCCAGAAGGTGAAGTGCCTAAAAAAGGAGTATGGCGAGCCGGCGCGCATACGGACTTTGATTGCCTAACCATGGTTTTTCAAAAAGAGGGGGAAGGGGGATTACAAGCTTGTCCCGGTAAAGACGCGCAAGGTCATCAGGTATGGACCGACGTTGAACCGAAACAGAGCTTAATTACCTGTAACATAGGTGACATGCTTATGAGGTGGAGTGACGATAAGCTCAAATCGACGCTACACCGGGTGCGAATGCCTACAGAGGCAGAAAGCAGTAAAGCTAGATATAGTATGGCGTTTTTCTGCCAAGCGAATAAGGATAAGGTAATACAAGGGCCAGAAAAAAATATGATGCGATAA
- a CDS encoding ABC transporter permease, translated as MIKFYQTYMPVITLALLLPFWEFICFAGNIPSYILPAPSTIFEAFINVDANRWFGHLWATLYIAILGFVISIVVSIPIAIAMVRSNYLNKTVYPLLVVIQSTPVVAIAPLLIVVLGTGDAPRLAITFLITFFPLVVAATTGMQATPKELIELSKSLRAKPSREIWQIRLPYAIPYIFSGLKVAITLAIIGAVIAEFVAAEKGLGYFIQFSTSYFKIPQAFASLFLLSIVSLLLFHSIKVVQKTFFSWSIGK; from the coding sequence ATGATTAAGTTTTATCAAACCTACATGCCCGTGATAACCCTTGCGCTATTGCTGCCATTCTGGGAATTTATTTGTTTCGCTGGAAATATTCCCTCTTACATATTGCCAGCACCTAGCACAATATTTGAGGCGTTTATTAACGTTGATGCGAATCGTTGGTTTGGGCATTTATGGGCGACATTGTATATAGCGATATTAGGCTTTGTTATCTCGATTGTTGTGAGTATACCGATTGCTATTGCAATGGTACGCTCAAACTACCTAAACAAAACGGTGTATCCACTGCTTGTGGTCATTCAATCTACGCCCGTGGTAGCAATAGCGCCGTTACTAATCGTTGTGTTGGGTACAGGTGATGCGCCAAGGTTGGCTATTACATTTTTGATAACGTTCTTTCCATTGGTGGTGGCGGCGACAACGGGAATGCAAGCAACACCTAAAGAGTTGATAGAGCTTTCTAAGTCACTGAGAGCTAAACCAAGTCGAGAGATTTGGCAGATACGACTCCCTTATGCGATTCCATATATATTTAGCGGCCTAAAAGTAGCCATTACTTTAGCGATAATAGGCGCTGTTATTGCTGAATTTGTGGCGGCTGAGAAGGGGCTAGGTTACTTTATTCAATTTTCTACTTCTTATTTTAAGATCCCACAAGCTTTCGCTTCACTGTTTTTACTTTCTATTGTCAGCCTTTTACTTTTCCACAGTATCAAGGTGGTACAAAAGACTTTTTTCAGTTGGAGCATAGGAAAATAA
- a CDS encoding ABC transporter ATP-binding protein encodes MAKFVEFEQVSHTYITDQGKAVPALQDVNFSIERNQFIAVVGPSGCGKSTLLRLLSGLIPASEGKVSVFGHQVTEPRDDVGIVFQKPTLLPWLSILDNVLFPLKHKYNYVSAKDRARGIDLINMVGLGDFLSQRPDELSGGMQQRIGIARALLLDPDILIMDEPFSALDALSREEMGFELQRIWQEKPKTVLFITHSISEAVLLADKVLIMSHRPGTIAEELEIELARPRDIDTINDPKFAAYTSVIRKHIYQPKLKADDKQFNNVSPLKTVA; translated from the coding sequence ATGGCTAAGTTTGTTGAGTTTGAACAGGTATCTCATACATACATTACTGACCAAGGTAAGGCGGTTCCTGCCTTACAAGATGTAAACTTTAGTATAGAAAGGAATCAATTTATTGCGGTAGTTGGCCCATCTGGTTGTGGCAAATCGACATTACTTCGATTGCTTTCTGGGCTAATTCCTGCATCTGAAGGGAAAGTCTCAGTTTTTGGGCATCAAGTGACAGAGCCGAGAGATGATGTAGGGATAGTGTTTCAGAAACCGACATTGTTGCCATGGTTAAGTATCCTCGACAATGTGTTGTTTCCACTCAAGCACAAATATAATTATGTAAGTGCAAAGGATAGGGCTCGTGGGATCGATTTGATCAACATGGTGGGACTTGGGGATTTCTTATCTCAGCGTCCTGATGAGCTTTCAGGAGGTATGCAACAGCGTATCGGTATTGCCAGAGCTTTGTTACTGGACCCTGATATATTGATTATGGATGAACCTTTTTCTGCGTTAGATGCATTAAGCCGCGAAGAAATGGGTTTTGAATTGCAACGTATCTGGCAGGAGAAACCGAAAACCGTCCTGTTTATTACGCATTCAATATCAGAAGCGGTGCTATTAGCTGATAAGGTACTTATTATGAGTCACCGGCCTGGCACGATAGCAGAGGAATTAGAAATTGAATTAGCAAGACCCCGCGATATCGATACTATCAATGATCCCAAGTTCGCTGCTTATACAAGCGTTATTCGTAAGCATATTTATCAGCCGAAATTGAAAGCGGATGACAAGCAATTTAATAATGTCTCTCCTCTAAAAACGGTCGCTTAG
- a CDS encoding ABC transporter substrate-binding protein, translating into MFKTFSSTLLLTTMSFSTLAADKVNFQLDWLPGGDKAPVYVGIDKGIFEKYDLEVSINQGRGSTEAITKLATGISDVGIADISALMVAKANNDVPVSAVYSIFSQAPHAFFVIDNGEINSIADIKGKKVATSPFTSSNLYLPLVLEQSGFSEDEIQLVKADPGALGPMLATENTDVLISWVTSKERLISQAKQAGKTLKVMPWHEAGLEQYATSVIASDRFLAEKPDVAKRFIKAYAEAVEYTWANPLESAKSINKIVPEVDVKVAEDTITSIYELVYNPISMASSVGQFDVKHLASTWKWTSAAQGIEESSFDPEKTLNRGFLPEAK; encoded by the coding sequence ATGTTTAAGACTTTTAGTTCAACTCTTCTATTGACAACAATGAGTTTTTCAACGCTGGCTGCGGATAAAGTGAATTTTCAATTAGATTGGCTACCAGGTGGTGATAAAGCGCCTGTTTATGTAGGAATAGACAAAGGCATATTTGAAAAATACGACTTAGAAGTGTCAATTAACCAAGGACGTGGTTCTACTGAAGCGATAACTAAACTCGCAACAGGTATTTCAGATGTCGGAATCGCAGATATTTCAGCTCTAATGGTGGCCAAAGCCAATAATGACGTGCCTGTTTCGGCTGTCTACTCGATATTTAGTCAGGCTCCTCATGCCTTTTTTGTTATTGATAATGGTGAGATTAATTCCATCGCTGATATTAAAGGCAAGAAAGTCGCTACCTCGCCATTTACTTCTTCAAACCTCTATTTACCACTAGTACTTGAGCAAAGTGGTTTTTCAGAAGACGAAATTCAACTTGTTAAAGCCGACCCTGGTGCTTTGGGTCCTATGTTAGCAACCGAAAATACAGACGTACTCATTTCTTGGGTCACCAGTAAAGAGCGCTTAATCAGTCAAGCGAAGCAAGCAGGGAAGACATTAAAAGTAATGCCATGGCATGAAGCTGGATTAGAGCAGTATGCGACATCCGTGATCGCTAGTGACCGTTTTTTAGCAGAAAAACCAGATGTAGCGAAACGTTTTATCAAAGCTTATGCAGAAGCAGTTGAGTATACATGGGCAAATCCTTTAGAAAGTGCAAAATCCATCAATAAAATTGTACCAGAGGTGGATGTTAAGGTTGCAGAAGATACCATCACTTCTATCTATGAACTTGTTTATAACCCAATCAGCATGGCGAGCAGTGTCGGTCAATTTGATGTGAAACACCTAGCATCAACATGGAAGTGGACATCAGCAGCACAAGGCATAGAAGAAAGCAGTTTTGACCCAGAAAAAACACTTAATCGAGGTTTCCTACCGGAGGCAAAATAA
- a CDS encoding amidohydrolase family protein codes for MGYLIKNADSVYLTNQGKTGHLSTDIRIREGIISEIGTNLRPSVNETESVIDASNCVIYPGFVNTHHHLAQSVLKGVPEGLNKGLGEWLAAVPYRFWPKIPPNLMYLSAKLGLYELIRSGTTTCADHHYLYHENTSDELEQAVWQAAEDMGVRFSLCRGSATATGNHKGMKSLNIQPESLDRVLDKMTITRSQQHDSSPYSMKKLCVAPTSLIHSAPQNDLIELSRFARKHKLKMHSHLLEVEFDQAQAKLNHQISAVEYAANSEWLGEDVWFAHLVKADQAAISILAETKTGMSHCPTSNCRLGSGISPAYQMDEKGMTVSMGVDGSASSESGSMLQELNLAWLLQRSQNGAERVTVDKVVQWGSENGAKILGLKTGKIEIGYAADLVLYRVDEPRVCTVHERLLAPVMCGEPMKVYHSFINGKPIITKGEFTQLDTEKLCSDLQQEMTKFLAQII; via the coding sequence GTGGGATATTTAATAAAAAATGCAGATTCGGTATACCTAACCAACCAAGGGAAGACAGGCCATTTATCTACCGACATTCGTATTCGCGAAGGCATTATCTCAGAAATTGGCACTAACCTGCGCCCTTCTGTTAACGAAACCGAATCAGTTATCGACGCATCTAATTGTGTAATCTATCCGGGTTTTGTCAATACTCACCATCACTTAGCACAATCCGTATTAAAAGGTGTACCTGAGGGGTTAAACAAAGGATTAGGAGAATGGTTAGCAGCAGTACCCTATCGTTTTTGGCCAAAGATTCCACCCAATCTCATGTATTTATCAGCGAAACTGGGCTTATATGAGTTAATCCGCTCTGGTACTACTACTTGTGCAGATCATCACTACTTGTATCACGAAAATACCTCAGATGAACTAGAGCAGGCAGTATGGCAGGCTGCCGAAGATATGGGGGTTAGGTTCTCGCTCTGTAGAGGAAGTGCAACAGCGACAGGCAACCACAAGGGAATGAAAAGTCTAAATATTCAACCTGAATCTCTTGATAGAGTGTTAGATAAAATGACAATAACGCGAAGCCAACAACACGATTCGAGCCCATACTCGATGAAGAAACTTTGTGTTGCCCCTACCAGTCTTATCCACTCCGCGCCTCAAAATGACCTAATAGAATTGTCTCGTTTTGCTCGTAAGCATAAACTAAAAATGCACTCGCACTTACTTGAAGTCGAGTTTGATCAAGCGCAAGCAAAACTCAATCATCAGATAAGTGCCGTTGAATACGCCGCCAACAGCGAATGGTTAGGAGAAGATGTGTGGTTCGCTCATTTAGTGAAGGCAGATCAAGCAGCAATATCGATACTCGCTGAAACCAAAACTGGCATGTCACATTGCCCTACTTCTAATTGCCGATTGGGGAGCGGTATTTCACCCGCCTATCAAATGGATGAAAAAGGGATGACTGTTTCGATGGGTGTGGATGGGTCAGCTTCATCCGAATCAGGGTCCATGTTACAAGAGCTTAATTTAGCATGGTTGCTTCAACGATCTCAAAATGGTGCGGAGAGGGTTACTGTTGATAAAGTTGTTCAGTGGGGAAGCGAAAACGGTGCAAAAATTCTAGGATTAAAAACAGGTAAAATTGAAATTGGTTATGCCGCTGATCTAGTCCTTTACCGAGTGGATGAACCAAGGGTTTGTACCGTACATGAACGTCTTTTGGCACCTGTTATGTGCGGAGAACCAATGAAGGTCTACCATAGTTTTATTAATGGCAAACCAATTATTACAAAAGGTGAATTCACCCAGTTAGATACGGAGAAATTGTGTTCAGATCTGCAACAGGAAATGACAAAATTCCTCGCTCAAATCATTTAA
- a CDS encoding universal stress protein, translating into MMSYQHILVAVDLSDDSQLLLDKAADLAKATHAKLSLIYIDVMKDDEFTQQIVNSFVRASENNNVLQNSKDQLNRLVENTSYPVEQTLVGFGGLSQELEDAVKEYEIDLIVCGHHQGFWHNIKSSAKKVLKSIPIEVLVVQLR; encoded by the coding sequence ATGATGAGTTATCAACATATACTCGTTGCAGTAGATTTAAGCGACGATAGTCAGTTACTCCTAGACAAAGCCGCTGATCTTGCCAAAGCAACCCACGCTAAGCTTTCATTGATCTATATCGACGTAATGAAAGACGATGAATTTACGCAACAAATTGTAAATTCATTCGTAAGAGCGAGTGAAAATAACAATGTACTGCAAAACTCAAAAGACCAGTTAAATAGGCTCGTTGAAAATACATCCTACCCAGTAGAGCAGACTTTAGTTGGATTTGGTGGTCTTTCTCAAGAGCTAGAAGACGCTGTAAAAGAATACGAAATCGACCTCATCGTATGTGGACACCATCAAGGGTTTTGGCACAACATAAAATCTTCTGCTAAAAAGGTATTGAAATCAATACCTATAGAAGTGTTGGTTGTTCAATTAAGATAG
- a CDS encoding YdcH family protein — MLGENHAFSIEFPALKELLVELSARDPDFDTQNKSYCRLDEEIRNLELGGAPINDETMHQLKHDRAVLKDKLYTRLINEKNE, encoded by the coding sequence ATGTTAGGTGAAAACCATGCATTTTCGATTGAATTTCCAGCGTTGAAAGAACTATTGGTGGAGTTGTCTGCTAGAGATCCTGATTTTGATACGCAGAACAAAAGTTACTGTCGACTTGATGAGGAAATCCGAAACTTAGAATTAGGTGGTGCACCTATCAATGACGAAACGATGCACCAATTGAAGCATGATAGAGCGGTATTAAAAGATAAGTTATACACGCGCCTAATTAATGAGAAAAATGAATAA
- a CDS encoding nitroreductase family protein: protein MSHPIITDLKNRYTAKRYDAAKRIPQEELDVIYEAIQLSASSINSQPWKFVVIESDTAKQRMDDTFANKFQFNQPHVKSASHIILFAHNPAYTREDYAKVVDKGIEDGRTKPEDREAAFGGFAFVGLNTDENGDTSSWTKAQTYLALGNTLHVLARLGIDSTTMEGIDSELIGEIFKDELDGYVCDVALAIGYHHTEEDYNASLPKSRLALNEVLTVI from the coding sequence ATGTCTCACCCTATAATTACTGACCTTAAAAATCGTTACACAGCCAAACGCTACGATGCAGCTAAGCGCATTCCGCAAGAAGAACTAGATGTCATCTACGAAGCTATTCAACTTTCTGCGTCGTCAATTAACTCTCAACCATGGAAGTTTGTGGTGATTGAGAGTGATACAGCAAAACAGCGCATGGATGACACCTTTGCCAATAAATTTCAATTCAACCAGCCACACGTAAAATCGGCATCGCACATTATTTTATTTGCACACAATCCAGCTTACACTCGTGAAGACTATGCAAAGGTCGTAGATAAAGGCATCGAAGACGGTCGTACAAAACCAGAAGATAGAGAAGCTGCTTTTGGCGGTTTTGCATTTGTAGGGCTAAATACAGACGAAAACGGTGACACATCAAGTTGGACAAAAGCCCAAACTTACTTAGCACTTGGTAATACGTTGCATGTTCTTGCTCGGTTAGGAATTGACTCAACCACAATGGAAGGTATCGATAGCGAGTTGATTGGTGAAATCTTCAAAGACGAACTCGATGGATACGTCTGCGATGTTGCATTAGCTATAGGCTACCACCATACAGAAGAAGACTATAACGCGAGCCTACCGAAATCTCGATTAGCGTTAAACGAAGTACTTACCGTTATTTAG
- the trmY gene encoding tRNA (pseudouridine(54)-N(1))-methyltransferase TrmY, which yields MRAFVLRARAASTDSQQLLASVGQEAHGEILAHTLMNTIFVAQSHRDDVVVYLVLEKTHDFSRTICFTPNEISNFGGFHEQALLDKVANALDKSKGMTKEQERQVEPGITVRTVSFEKLVQELSEDYQLFMMDKKGTPIREQEFVGNPCFLLTDHIPMPKKSFNSLKRLGAVKISLGPRMLFASQCVVLIHNELDINHS from the coding sequence ATGCGCGCGTTTGTATTAAGAGCTAGAGCTGCTTCCACTGACAGCCAGCAACTATTGGCATCGGTTGGACAAGAGGCACACGGCGAAATTTTGGCTCATACTCTTATGAACACCATTTTTGTAGCGCAATCTCATCGTGACGATGTCGTCGTTTACCTTGTATTAGAAAAAACGCATGATTTTTCTCGTACGATCTGCTTTACCCCTAACGAAATAAGCAACTTCGGCGGCTTTCATGAGCAAGCGTTACTAGATAAAGTTGCCAATGCCCTAGACAAGTCCAAGGGTATGACCAAAGAACAGGAACGCCAAGTTGAACCCGGCATCACTGTCCGCACCGTTAGTTTTGAAAAATTAGTACAAGAACTCTCCGAAGACTACCAACTGTTCATGATGGACAAAAAAGGGACACCTATTCGAGAACAAGAGTTCGTGGGTAACCCCTGTTTTTTGTTGACTGATCATATCCCAATGCCGAAGAAAAGCTTTAATAGTTTAAAAAGACTAGGCGCAGTCAAGATAAGCCTTGGACCGAGAATGCTATTTGCTTCCCAATGCGTGGTTTTAATACACAATGAATTAGATATCAATCACTCGTAA
- a CDS encoding ACT domain-containing protein: protein MTAITELDVLLKTMSPELVTGDYVFCTTQGGISDYLPLDPIATFRESEGLTLVLDKQNAVQASLEFDEIFSLITLTVHSSLEAVGLTAAVANKLASRGISANVIAAYYHDHIFVQKEKAELALDALNEFAS from the coding sequence ATGACAGCCATTACAGAACTAGACGTACTATTAAAAACAATGTCACCAGAATTAGTTACCGGCGACTACGTGTTTTGTACCACCCAAGGTGGCATCTCTGACTACCTTCCACTCGATCCCATAGCGACATTTCGCGAAAGTGAAGGCCTTACCTTAGTATTAGATAAACAAAATGCAGTTCAAGCGAGTCTAGAATTCGACGAAATATTTAGCCTAATTACCTTAACCGTCCACTCAAGTTTAGAGGCTGTTGGTCTTACCGCTGCTGTCGCAAATAAACTCGCGTCACGTGGTATTAGCGCTAACGTTATTGCCGCTTATTATCACGACCATATTTTTGTACAGAAAGAAAAAGCGGAATTAGCGCTCGATGCCTTGAACGAGTTTGCGTCTTAA
- a CDS encoding right-handed parallel beta-helix repeat-containing protein: MSRIMFICFFIFHIPSYSQSLIENEIVVDGLTVYSFKEAEKHIVDGSTVYLGPGIYTNGLEIKHNNVVLSGGKETHFVNAAIEGKAAIITSGDNITIENIECSEIRVSSNNGSCIRHEGENLTVVGVYFHDSQQGILEASNDGRLVIQHSRFERLGFKGRAHGIYTNGAELLVEDSTFSSTVSQGHSIKSRSKKNTIRNTLISSGNGDDSRLIDIPNGGVLIIENSILHQSKTTKNRQVIGFGLEKLETGRQNSVTVEDSLIIMEREKGNEFIGLPKNDNKNVPLDMNVKNNVLVGKHIDSKSWTSRNSYFESRFNAGLKEDVLPSVSALPKLMDLLSIK; encoded by the coding sequence ATGTCACGAATAATGTTCATTTGTTTTTTTATTTTTCATATTCCATCTTACTCTCAATCGTTAATAGAAAATGAAATTGTGGTCGATGGGTTAACTGTTTATAGTTTCAAAGAGGCAGAGAAGCACATTGTCGATGGGAGCACTGTCTACTTAGGACCTGGGATCTATACGAATGGCTTAGAAATAAAGCACAATAATGTCGTATTATCAGGAGGGAAGGAGACGCACTTTGTTAATGCAGCAATAGAGGGTAAAGCTGCAATTATTACATCTGGCGATAATATAACCATAGAGAATATTGAATGCAGTGAAATTAGAGTATCCTCTAACAACGGCTCATGTATCAGACATGAAGGAGAGAACCTTACTGTTGTTGGAGTTTATTTCCACGATAGTCAACAAGGGATACTTGAAGCTAGCAATGATGGTCGTTTGGTTATTCAACATAGTCGCTTTGAACGATTAGGGTTCAAAGGTAGAGCACACGGTATCTATACCAACGGTGCTGAGCTTTTGGTTGAGGATTCCACCTTTTCATCCACAGTTAGCCAAGGGCACTCTATTAAATCTCGTTCTAAAAAAAACACTATTAGAAACACGTTAATTTCATCTGGTAATGGTGATGATAGTCGACTGATTGATATTCCTAATGGTGGAGTATTGATTATCGAAAATTCAATATTACATCAGAGCAAGACGACTAAAAACAGGCAGGTTATTGGTTTTGGATTAGAAAAATTAGAAACAGGAAGACAAAATAGTGTCACTGTTGAAGATAGCCTTATTATTATGGAACGAGAAAAAGGAAACGAGTTTATTGGATTACCTAAAAATGATAATAAAAACGTTCCATTAGATATGAATGTTAAAAACAATGTGCTTGTAGGGAAACACATCGACTCTAAAAGTTGGACATCTCGTAACTCCTATTTTGAGAGCAGATTCAATGCAGGGTTGAAAGAAGACGTACTGCCATCTGTATCCGCTCTACCAAAATTAATGGATTTATTGTCAATTAAATAG
- a CDS encoding LysR family transcriptional regulator, translated as MDKVTAAKVFVDVAHTGSFTATSERLNMSRPMVTRYIEAMEAWLDARLLHRTTRKVSLTNIGAQCLDDVEQWVDAGDRMVSLIKPSNELSGSVRIATSMSFGHSRLMAAVSTFMNLHPKVAIDIDLQDSEADLVKSRIDLAIRIASAPDPSLTGKPIAKCHSALVASSDYLNQNSIIDNPEDLTRHQCLGYNHFERHVWHLVQGKKRESIEVNCRLTANEATALMQAAVHGAGIAMQPTYLVNPLIESGKLIQVLGNWQPLDLDIYVLYPSRKHLSPTVRALIDFFDDYFKENSWDVGC; from the coding sequence ATGGATAAAGTGACGGCTGCAAAAGTGTTCGTTGATGTTGCCCATACAGGGAGTTTTACTGCGACTTCTGAGAGGCTGAATATGTCTCGGCCGATGGTGACAAGATACATAGAAGCGATGGAAGCGTGGCTTGACGCACGACTATTACATCGAACGACTAGGAAAGTGTCACTAACAAATATAGGTGCTCAGTGTCTCGATGATGTAGAGCAGTGGGTTGATGCTGGTGATAGAATGGTCAGCTTAATAAAACCGAGCAACGAGCTTAGTGGCTCAGTGCGTATTGCAACGAGTATGTCTTTTGGGCATTCGCGCTTAATGGCAGCAGTGAGCACCTTTATGAATTTACATCCTAAGGTGGCTATTGATATTGATCTACAAGATAGCGAAGCCGATTTAGTAAAAAGTCGCATTGATCTTGCAATCCGTATTGCGTCAGCTCCTGACCCTTCATTAACGGGTAAACCTATAGCAAAATGTCATTCCGCTTTAGTAGCCAGTTCTGATTACTTGAATCAGAACTCTATCATCGATAATCCTGAAGACCTTACCCGCCATCAATGTTTGGGTTATAACCATTTTGAGCGTCATGTTTGGCATTTAGTTCAAGGTAAAAAGCGCGAATCGATCGAAGTAAACTGTCGTTTGACTGCCAATGAAGCTACTGCTTTAATGCAAGCGGCGGTACATGGTGCTGGTATAGCGATGCAACCGACCTATCTAGTTAACCCGCTTATAGAGAGTGGTAAACTTATTCAAGTACTAGGAAACTGGCAACCCCTAGATCTTGACATTTATGTGCTTTATCCTTCCCGAAAACATCTATCGCCAACGGTTCGTGCGTTGATAGATTTTTTTGATGACTATTTCAAAGAAAATAGTTGGGATGTTGGTTGCTGA